The Pan paniscus chromosome 22, NHGRI_mPanPan1-v2.0_pri, whole genome shotgun sequence genome has a segment encoding these proteins:
- the LOC100989330 gene encoding keratin-associated protein 26-1, with the protein MSCPSYCSGNSSSGSLRTSRHIPLTSIDLCPTSVSCGDVLYLPTSSQDHTWVTDNCQETCGEPTSCQPVHCETGNLETSCGSSTAYYVPRPCQGSSFLPASFFSSSCLPVSCRPQRYVSSGCRPLRPLLNSYQPIGDCVPNAYRPQFCLSKSCQPQNLLTSGCQPSSCLAYRPQSLHVVSSSLRPLGPLFSGCQPLTHVFSTCRPSCSGL; encoded by the coding sequence ATGTCTTGCCCCAGCTACTGCTCGGGAAACTCCAGCTCAGGATCTCTCAGAACCTCCCGCCATATTCCTCTCACCTCCATCGACCTCTGCCCTACCAGCGTGAGCTGTGGAGATGTCCTCTACTTACCCACTAGCTCTCAAGACCATACCTGGGTCACAGACAACTGCCAAGAGACCTGCGGTGAACCAACCAGCTGCCAGCCGGTCCACTGTGAGACCGGCAATCTTGAAACCTCTTGCGGTTCTTCCACTGCTTACTACGTGCCCAGGCCTTGCCAAGGAAGCAGTTTTCTTCCTGCTTCTTTCTTCTCCAGTTCCTGCCTTCCAGTATCCTGTAGACCACAGAGGTATGTGTCCAGCGGCTGTCGTCCACTGAGGCCGCTGCTCAATAGTTACCAGCCCATAGGAGACTGTGTGCCCAATGCCTATCGCCCCCAATTCTGCTTGTCCAAGAGTTGCCAGCCCCAGAACCTCCTCACTTCTGGATGCCAACCCTCGAGTTGCTTGGCCTATCGTCCTCAAAGTCTTCACGTTGTGTCCAGCAGCCTCAGACCTCTGGGGCCTCTGTTCAGTGGTTGCCAACCTCTGACCCATGTGTTCAGCACGTGTCGTCCATCTTGCTCTGGACTGTGA